In Phaseolus vulgaris cultivar G19833 chromosome 10, P. vulgaris v2.0, whole genome shotgun sequence, a single genomic region encodes these proteins:
- the LOC137814522 gene encoding classical arabinogalactan protein 9-like has product MADWTSSETGIIPPFGATLDRAPRSPSHGSMMDASKRMMLAKAMKEARAAKAGASSAPAADPVPPPTLSPPPPITAEAPPSSSRSSPHSPEALQTPSSPLPITAVPLAAVSSPAPTPLDKGKRVLEILSDDEDSESVAPFKRRNLRGFLFC; this is encoded by the exons atggctgattggacatcctctgaaacggggatAATAccaccttttggggctacccttgatcgcgcgccacgtagcCCATCGCACG gatcgATGATGGACGCCTCTAAaagaatgatgctggcgaaagcaatgaaggaggctcgcgccgccaaggcgggcgcctcctccgcccctgctgctgatccggtccccccaccaactctgtcaccgccacctccgATCACTGCCGAAGCTCCCCCAAGCTCATCTCGGTCCTCTCCACATAGCCCTGAAGCACTTCAGACTCCCAGCTCTCCTCTGCCCATCAccgccgttcccctagccgcgGTCTCGTCGCcagctccaaccccccttgacaaagggaaacgggtcttggagatcttatcagatgatgaggactcggaaagtgtggcacccttcaagaggagaaatctgcgcgggttcctcttctgctaG
- the LOC137814515 gene encoding uncharacterized protein — translation MPFYLGAFLAVALEWRAQARNAVLQTQTLQALETKVTTLEEEKKTLGCQNETYQTSLKQAQESKAEAERQLAEALELQADFYTREVALQVRLTGLQEMVEADAEVQKDLKDRCCEQADKMERMEGEMATQDKAMGLLQADYDKLQVEASRLRVEKEALEKQVASGDAAIEELEKDKKALIQEMAGTFEEGFQEALAQAVCTNPGIDISSCDSTHHIVDGKVVPLEIDD, via the coding sequence atgcctttctacttgggggctttcttggcggtggcccttgagtggcgcgcccaggccaggaaTGCTGTCCTGCaaactcaaactctccaggccctGGAAACAAAGGTAACTACTttggaggaggagaagaaaacCCTGGGATGCCAGAACGAAACCTACCAAACCTccctgaagcaggcgcaagagtccaaagcagaagctgagagacaactggcagaggcattggagctccaggctgacttttatactcgggaagtcgccctccaagttcgGTTAACGGGTTTGCAAGAAATGGTCGAAGCTGACgcagaagttcaaaaggacttgaaggaccgttgctgtgagcaggctgacaaaatggagcggatggagggggaaatggccacccaggacaaggctatgggccttctccaggctgactacgacaaactacaagTCGAGGCCAGTCGGCTTCGGGTGgaaaaggaggctttggagaagcaggtagcctctggggacgccgccattgaggagctagagaaggacaaaaaggctctcatccaggagatggcgggtactttcgaggagggttTCCAAGAAGCTTTGGCTCAAGCAGTCTGCACGAATCCAGGGATTGACATTTCcagctgcgattccactcaccacattgttgatggaaaggtcgtgcccttggagaTAGACGATTGA